Below is a window of Christensenella minuta DNA.
GTTGTCTTCGTCCATAACGATCAGGCCACCCGAACCCATCATCGAACCAATGGAGGTAAGCGTATCATAGTCAATTTTAAGATCAAGATGCTCCGCTGGAATACATCCGCCGGAGGGGCCGCCCGTTTGGGCCGCCTTGAATTTTTTGCCGTCCGGGATTCCCCCGCCGATGTCATAGATAACTTCGCGCAGCGTTGTTCCCATCGGGATTTCCACAAGACCCGTATTATTGATCTTGCCGCCTAACGCAAACACCTTTGTCCCTTTGGATTTTTCCGTCCCCATAGAACCGAACCACTCGGCGCCCTTAAGGATGATCTGCGGGATATTCGCAAGCGTTTCCACATTGTTGATTATCGTAGGCTTGCCAAACAGGCCCTTGTTCGCTGGGAACGGCGGCTTCGGCCGGGGTTCGCCGCGATGGCCCTCGATTGATTCCATCAGGGCCGTCTCCTCGCCGCAAACGAATGCGCCGGCGCCGAGGCGGATCTCAATATCAAAATTGAAATCGGTTCCGAAAATGCCCTCGCCAAGCAATCCGTATTCACGCGCCTGGTCGATGGCAATCTGGAGTCTCTTAACCGCGATCGGGTATTCCGCACGCACATAGACATAACCCATGTTCGCGCCGATCGAATAACCCGCAATCGCCATCGCTTCGATGACGCTGTGCGGATCGCCTTCAAGAACGGAACGATCCATGAACGCGCCCGGATCGCCTTCGTCCGCGTTACAAATGACATATTTCTGGTCACCCTTTGCGTCGTGTCCAAACTGCCATTTCACCCCAGTTGGGAATCCGCCGCCGCCGCGGCCGCGAAGGCCTGAAGCCTTGATAATATCAATCACTTCCTGCGGCGTTTTTTCCGTCAGGCATGTTCCAAGAGCCTTATATCCGTCGAAAGCAATATATTCATCGATCACTTCCGGGTCAATTACGCCGCAGTTCCTAAGCGCGACGCGATTCTGCTTTTTATAGAATTCGATGTCGTCAAGTGTGGTTGCAACATCCTGTTCCTCTTCGTCTTTATGCAGGAGGCGCTCTACAATACGCCCCTTGAGAAGATGTTCTTCAACGATCTCATCGACGTCTTCCACCTTCACACGGCTGTAAAACGCGCCTTCCGGGTAGACGATCACGATTGGCCCGGCTTCGCACAAGCCAAAGCACCCCGTCCGCACTACCTTTACTTCCTTATCCAGCCCTTTTTCCGCAAGATCCTTCTCAAAACGTTCGATCAGTTCCGCCGAACCGGAGGACGTACAGCCTGTACCTCCGCATACCAACACATGCGCACGATAAAAATCCATTTATCCTAAACCTCCAATTAAATGTACAAAATCAAGCGTTGTTTTTTTCGTAATATCCGATCGTGTATTCCGTTACGATATTACCATTTACCAGATGTTCTGCAACAACACGCTTCGCTTTTTCCGCGTCCATCTTCACATAGGTTACCTTCTCCTGTCCCGGCATGAAAACTTCCGCGATAGGCTCGAGACGGCATACCCCGATGCATCCCGTCTGCGAAACGACAACGTCAGAAAGTCCGCGTGTTGCAACTTCGTCTACAAACGCCTGAAGTACAGGACGTGCGCCTGCCGCGATTCCGCATGTAGCCATACCGACAATAACACGCTTTTCAGCGTCATTTTTGCGAATGTCTACCTTCCCCTGCATTCTTTTCCTGATTGCTTCCAATTCCTGAAGTGACTTCATCTTTTCTACTCCCCATACTTTTTAAAACATCTTCATACGGCGAACATGTTTTAAGCCGCTTTTTCGGCAAGCGGTCGGCCGAGATATGAAATGTTTTTCCATACAGCCTAGGCTGCAAAATATTTTATTCACATTAATTAGTGAAAAAAAAGACAATTTTTCCATTTGCTATTATATCAGTAATATACGGCAAAATCAACTTCTTTCGTGAAAAATTAACCATATTATTAATTCGTTTTTCTAAAAAGTAATTTGTACTAACATTCGTACCATGTATAAATTCAGGTTTCCTATTGCGAAAGAGTCTCAAAACCACAAACAAAATCTAAGGAACCGCGGCAAAATATGTCGGCCGTTCCTTAATCCTTATTGCCGTGATATCCCATCCTTTTGCTCCCCGATGGATTCAATAACGGAAAAAGCCCCGGCGATAATTCCGGGACTTTTCTAAAATGTTGCATATTCCGGCGGAAATACCTCGTCCAGGTTCTCTTTCAGCCATGCCGATACATCCGGCAAATCAAGCGGCACCTCATTCCCGAGCACCTGCCGCACTTCACGCGTATCAAGCGTTTCCAGCTGTCCGCCGATTTCGACCCGTATCGCAAAATCGATCTTTGGATTGCAGACGATCAGCGAATGTACGGTTCCTGCAAAATCACCGATCGGCGGACGGTCGATATTATCTAGTATATAAACCGCCGTAAGCTCGGTTCCCTTTCCCTCCACGGAATCGATCGCAAAGCTGCCGCCCGAATTCTCCGCGCCCGCCTTGAAAAGAGATATGCCGAGTCCCACTTTCCGCGTCGTACGCGTTGTTACAAACGGACTCGTTACATGTGCAAGCATT
It encodes the following:
- the nuoF gene encoding NADH-quinone oxidoreductase subunit NuoF produces the protein MDFYRAHVLVCGGTGCTSSGSAELIERFEKDLAEKGLDKEVKVVRTGCFGLCEAGPIVIVYPEGAFYSRVKVEDVDEIVEEHLLKGRIVERLLHKDEEEQDVATTLDDIEFYKKQNRVALRNCGVIDPEVIDEYIAFDGYKALGTCLTEKTPQEVIDIIKASGLRGRGGGGFPTGVKWQFGHDAKGDQKYVICNADEGDPGAFMDRSVLEGDPHSVIEAMAIAGYSIGANMGYVYVRAEYPIAVKRLQIAIDQAREYGLLGEGIFGTDFNFDIEIRLGAGAFVCGEETALMESIEGHRGEPRPKPPFPANKGLFGKPTIINNVETLANIPQIILKGAEWFGSMGTEKSKGTKVFALGGKINNTGLVEIPMGTTLREVIYDIGGGIPDGKKFKAAQTGGPSGGCIPAEHLDLKIDYDTLTSIGSMMGSGGLIVMDEDNCMVDVAKFFLDFTVDESCGKCPPCRIGTKRMLEILQRITDGKGKPGDIEKLIELGESIKAGALCGLGKTAPNPVLSTIKYFRDEYEAHIYDKRCPAGHCQQLLVYEIIPSKCIGCGMCARVCPADAITGEKKQPHHIDPDKCIKCGACIEKCKFDAIKR
- a CDS encoding (2Fe-2S) ferredoxin domain-containing protein — its product is MKSLQELEAIRKRMQGKVDIRKNDAEKRVIVGMATCGIAAGARPVLQAFVDEVATRGLSDVVVSQTGCIGVCRLEPIAEVFMPGQEKVTYVKMDAEKAKRVVAEHLVNGNIVTEYTIGYYEKNNA
- a CDS encoding ATP-binding protein, whose translation is MKEIALHIMDIVQNSITANATLIEISLEIARQADTVSITVKDNGKGMSREMLAHVTSPFVTTRTTRKVGLGISLFKAGAENSGGSFAIDSVEGKGTELTAVYILDNIDRPPIGDFAGTVHSLIVCNPKIDFAIRVEIGGQLETLDTREVRQVLGNEVPLDLPDVSAWLKENLDEVFPPEYATF